From Herbaspirillum sp. WKF16:
CGTTGACGATCGTGAAATAGCGCCGCAGGCGCTCCAGCGGCGGGATGGCGTCGTCCAGCAGCATCTCGCGCCATTTGCCGAGCACGCCGTAGTGGGTGACGATCTCGGCGGCCAGCGCTTCCTTGCTCTCGAAATGGTTGTAGAACGAGCCCTTGGGCACGCCGGCCTCGGTGGTGATGTCCTGCACGCTGCAGGCGTTGAAGCTGCGCTCCGACAGCAGCTTGAGGGCGGCGTCGAAGATCTGGTCGCGGGTGTTGGGTTTGCTCATGCAAGGATAATATGACCAGTCGTCTTAAAATTCAAGGCGAAGTTTGCGGATGTTGCCCGGATCGGACGTTGCGCACGGGAATCCCGCCCATGCCGGCCAGCAAGGCGGCGCGGCCGGATCCGGTCGCCGCCTTGGGCGCGGAATGACTCAGGCCCCGCGCAGCGCCAGCCGCCGGATGTCGGGGCTTTCCAGCACGCCCTTGGCGGCGCCGCGGCGGGCCGCCTCCAGCATGGCCAGCCCGATGATCTCGGTGCTCAGGATGCGATCCGGCCAGATCGCGCGCAGCAATGGCAGCAAGGGCCCCAGCAGCGGATAGAGCAGGCGGTAGGCAAGCGTCTTGGAGCGCGCGCCGTGCATGGCGATCATGGCGCCCGGGCGAAACATGAAGGCGCCGGCGAAGCCCATGGCCAGCAGCGCGTTCTCGGTGCGGCCCTTGACCCGCGCCCACATGCTGCGACCTTGCTCGCTGCTGTCGGTGCCGGCGCCGGAGACGTAGACGAAGGCCATCGTCGGATTCAAGCGTCGCAAGGTGCGCGCGGCAGCCAGGGTCAGGTCGTAGGTGATGCGCGCGTACTCGGCTTCCGGCATGCCCAGCGACGACACGCCCAGGCAGAAGAAGCAGGCGTCGTAGCCGGCCAGCTGCGATTCGATGGCGGCGTAGTCGAACATGTCGGCATGCGCCAGCTGGCGCAGCTTGCCGGCCACCGCGCGGTTGAAGCCGGCGTCCTCGCGGTCGCGGCGGAACAGGCTGGTGTCGGCCGCGCTGCGGCCCACCGTGGTCACCTGGGTGACGTCGGCCGCCACCAGGCATTCGCGCAGCACGCCCAGCCCGACCATGCCGCTGGCGCCGAAGATCAGCACTTTCATCGTGTTTCCTTTCCGTTTTTCATCGCAAGGGTTGTCGCGGTCGGCTCACTGCGCCGGCAGTTCCGGCACCGGCTGTTCAGAATATCCGGTGGACACTGTGACCGGCTTCCAGCGCTCGGCCGTGTCCACACGCTGTTGCTCGACCATGCTGAAGTAGTGCAGGGCGTCCTCGCCCAGCATCAGGTGCATCGGCGGCGCCGGATGGCGGGCCAGCTTGAGCACCACTTGCGCCACGCGCGCCGGATCGCTGTGCTCCTGGCCGGCGATCTGGCCCAGCTGCTTCATCCAGGCGCCGACCGACTCCTCGTAATCCGGCATCACCGCCGGCATGTCGCCGCGGGCGCGCTGGGCCCAGTTGGTGCGCATGCCGCCCGGTTCGATCGCGGTGACCTTGATGCCCAGCGGCGCGGTTTCCATCGCCAGCACTTCGGTGAAGCCGCCCACCGCCCACTTGGCCGCCTGGTAGGCGCTCATGCCGGGCACGCCGATGCGGCCGCCCACCGAGGAGACGTTGATGATGTGGCCGCTGCGGCGCTCGCGCATGAAGGGCAACACGGCGCGGGTAACATCGACCACGCCGTAGAGGTTGGTGTCGATCTGGGCGCGGAAATCGCTGTCTTCCATCTGCTCGAAGGGCAGCATCTGGCCGTAGCCGGCGTTGTTGACCAGCACGTCGATGCGGCCGAAGACGTCGATCGCCTGGGCGACGGCCGCGCCGATGGCGGCGCGATCGGTGACGTCCAGCGCCACCGGCAGCAAGCGGCCGGGATGGCGCTGCGCCAGCTCGTCCAGCTGCGCCGGCGTGCGCGCCGCGGCGACCACCTGGTGGCCGGCCGCCAGGGCGGTTTCGGTGATGTCGCGGCCGAGGCCGTTGGCGCCGCCTGTGATGAACCAGACTTGTTGGGACATGATGTTTCCTTTCGGTTGATGTTGAATATGTATTTGAGTGTGTAATCACTCATTTATTGGTGTGAATGAGAGCGGAAAAATTCGCTTCCTCCCCGCTTTTTCTCACTGCTTCTGTGCTGGCCCTATTTGCCGCCGATGGCGTTCCAGAAGGCGATGAAGCCTGCCTCGCAATAATTTTCCTGCTGCTCCGGCTGGCGCAGCATGAAGTCGATCGTCATGTCCGCCAGCGAGCTCATGATGGCACCGGCGAAATCCGGCGACTGGTCGCGCAGCATGCCCACCGACACGCTTTCGGCGATCAGTTCGCTGATCTGGCAGAAGGCCTCGGCCCCCTTGGCCCGGGTGGCCGGCAGGATCGCCGCCGAGACCGTCAGCTGTTGCATGACGCGGCGCCGCGCCACATCCTGCGCGCCCCAGTGCACGTAGGCATGCCATACGTGGCGCACCCGTTCGCGCAGCGCCGCGCCGTGGGGGAAACCTTGCATCATGGCCTCGTGCAGCGTGGCCTTCACTTCCAGGTAGAGCTGGTTCAACAGCTCGTCCTTGGTGGCGAAGTAAGTGAACAGCGTGCCCTCGGCGATGCCGGCCTCGCGCGCGATCTTCGACGTCGGGGCGCCCGCGCCGAGCTCGGCCATCACCTTGACGGCGGCGGCCAGGATGGCGTTGCGTTTGTCTTCGCTCTTGGGGCGGGCCATGCGGTGCTTTCAATAAAATGAATGAGTACGCACTCATTTTATGGGCGATGCCAGGGAATTTCAAGTCTTGTTTTGTTGCAGGGATGAACGCCGCCATGCTTGCCAGGCGGCCCGGCGGGTGCGGCCTGGCGCCCGAACGGCTATAATGCCGCCCTCGGCCGTCGGGGAAATTCCCCCGAAATATCAGGCAGTTAGCGAGCATTCCCCTGGCAGCATCCGCTTCAACGCTCTACGCGCGGCATCCCCGCATCGACATCGTGACCTACAGCATCAAAGAGATCTTCTATACCTTGCAAGGCGAGGGCGCCCACGCCGGCCGCCCGGCGGTGTTTTGCCGCTTTTCCGGCTGCAACCTGTGGACCGGCCGCGAGGAAGACCGCAGCCGCGCCGTCTGCCGGTTCTGCGACACCGACTTCGTCGGCACCGACGGCGAGAACGGCGGCAAGTTCAAGTCGGGCGCCGAGCTGGCCGCGGTGATCGACAGCCTGTGGCCGGCCAGCTACGCGCCCAGCAAGTACGTGGTGTTTACCGGCGGCGAGCCGCTGCTGCAGCTGGACGGCCCGCTGATCGAGGCCATGCATGCGGCCGGCTTCGAGATCGCCATCGAGACCAACGGCACCATCGAGGTGCCGGCCGGGGTGGACTGGATCTGCGTCAGCCCCAAGATGGGTTCGGAGCTGAAGGTGAAGAAGGGCAGTGAGCTCAAGGTGGTGGTGCCGCAGGCCGGCCAGCCGCTGGAGGAGTACGAGCAACTGGAGTTCCAGAATTTCCTGCTGCAGCCGATGGACGGCCCGGATGCCGCCGCCAACACCAGGCTGGCCATCGAGATGGTCAAGAACAATCCGAAGTGGAAACTGAGCATCCAGACCCACAAGCTGCTCAATATTCCCTGAGCGCCCGGCGCGTTTGATTACAATTCCTTATCGCCGGCCCGCGCACCCGGGGCCGGCTTCCACAGAACATACAGATTCATGCTGACCATCACCCGCAAACTCGAATTCGACGCCGGCCACCGCATTCCGGACCACAAGAGCCAGTGCCGCAACCTGCACGGCCACCGCTACACGCTGGAGATCACGCTGACCGGCGCGGTCATCGACATCGAGGGCAATTCCGACAACGGCATGATCATGGATTTCTCCGACATCAAGGCGCTGGCCAAGGAGCACCTGGTCGACGTCTGGGATCACGCCTTCCTGGTCTATGAAAAGGACACGCCGGTGCGCGACTTCCTGGCCAGCCTGCCGGGCCACAAGACGGTGGTGATCGGCAGCATCCCGACCGTGGAAAACCTGGCGCGCGAAGCCTTCGACATCCTGAAGGCCGCCTACAAGGACCGCTACGGCACCGGCCTGCACCTGCAAAAGATCGTGCTGCACGAAACGCCCAACTGCTGGGCCGAAGTCAGCGCCGACTGATGCCCATGAGCGAGGCCATCGAGACCACGGGCGCCGCCGACCTGCGCTACATGCGCCTGGCGCTGGAGCAGGCCAACAATGCGTGGGCGCTGGGCGAGATCCCGGTGGGCGCGGTGGTGGTGAAGGACGGCGAGGTGATCGCCGCCGGCTTCAACCAGCCCATCGGCCGGCACGATCCGACCGCGCACGCCGAGATCATGGCGCTGCGCCGCGCGGCCGAGAAGCTGGGCAATTACCGCTTGCCGGGCTGCGAACTTTACGTGACGCTGGAACCCTGCGTGATGTGTTCCGGCGCCATGATGCACGCGCGCCTGGCGCGGGTGGTCTACGGCGCGGCCGATCCCAAGACCGGCGCCTGCGGCTCGGTGGTGAACCTGTTCGAACAGGAGCAGCTGAACCACCACACGCAACTGCTGGGCGGCGTGATGGCCGAAGAGTGCGGCCAGCTGCTCAAGGACTTTTTCGCCATGCGGCGCGAGCAGGTG
This genomic window contains:
- a CDS encoding epimerase, with the translated sequence MKVLIFGASGMVGLGVLRECLVAADVTQVTTVGRSAADTSLFRRDREDAGFNRAVAGKLRQLAHADMFDYAAIESQLAGYDACFFCLGVSSLGMPEAEYARITYDLTLAAARTLRRLNPTMAFVYVSGAGTDSSEQGRSMWARVKGRTENALLAMGFAGAFMFRPGAMIAMHGARSKTLAYRLLYPLLGPLLPLLRAIWPDRILSTEIIGLAMLEAARRGAAKGVLESPDIRRLALRGA
- a CDS encoding oxidoreductase, with product MSQQVWFITGGANGLGRDITETALAAGHQVVAAARTPAQLDELAQRHPGRLLPVALDVTDRAAIGAAVAQAIDVFGRIDVLVNNAGYGQMLPFEQMEDSDFRAQIDTNLYGVVDVTRAVLPFMRERRSGHIINVSSVGGRIGVPGMSAYQAAKWAVGGFTEVLAMETAPLGIKVTAIEPGGMRTNWAQRARGDMPAVMPDYEESVGAWMKQLGQIAGQEHSDPARVAQVVLKLARHPAPPMHLMLGEDALHYFSMVEQQRVDTAERWKPVTVSTGYSEQPVPELPAQ
- a CDS encoding TetR/AcrR family transcriptional regulator encodes the protein MARPKSEDKRNAILAAAVKVMAELGAGAPTSKIAREAGIAEGTLFTYFATKDELLNQLYLEVKATLHEAMMQGFPHGAALRERVRHVWHAYVHWGAQDVARRRVMQQLTVSAAILPATRAKGAEAFCQISELIAESVSVGMLRDQSPDFAGAIMSSLADMTIDFMLRQPEQQENYCEAGFIAFWNAIGGK
- the queE gene encoding 7-carboxy-7-deazaguanine synthase; the protein is MTYSIKEIFYTLQGEGAHAGRPAVFCRFSGCNLWTGREEDRSRAVCRFCDTDFVGTDGENGGKFKSGAELAAVIDSLWPASYAPSKYVVFTGGEPLLQLDGPLIEAMHAAGFEIAIETNGTIEVPAGVDWICVSPKMGSELKVKKGSELKVVVPQAGQPLEEYEQLEFQNFLLQPMDGPDAAANTRLAIEMVKNNPKWKLSIQTHKLLNIP
- the queD gene encoding 6-carboxytetrahydropterin synthase QueD, with protein sequence MLTITRKLEFDAGHRIPDHKSQCRNLHGHRYTLEITLTGAVIDIEGNSDNGMIMDFSDIKALAKEHLVDVWDHAFLVYEKDTPVRDFLASLPGHKTVVIGSIPTVENLAREAFDILKAAYKDRYGTGLHLQKIVLHETPNCWAEVSAD
- the tadA gene encoding tRNA adenosine(34) deaminase TadA: MSEAIETTGAADLRYMRLALEQANNAWALGEIPVGAVVVKDGEVIAAGFNQPIGRHDPTAHAEIMALRRAAEKLGNYRLPGCELYVTLEPCVMCSGAMMHARLARVVYGAADPKTGACGSVVNLFEQEQLNHHTQLLGGVMAEECGQLLKDFFAMRREQVKRQRAALQDDNQEGGTA